From the genome of Cynocephalus volans isolate mCynVol1 chromosome 14, mCynVol1.pri, whole genome shotgun sequence, one region includes:
- the CNNM3 gene encoding metal transporter CNNM3 — translation MAAEVVAAAGRLGCLLAALCLGHAAGEVAPGPRELGFCLEEDGAAGAGWARGGTVRAVPEATFRLRFFGPGFANSSWSWVAPEGVGCPEGGQAAAPAEAVAPPGEWHELLRLRTEAVRPHSALLAIRVEPGGGAAEEAAPPWALGLGAAGLLALAALARGLQLSALALAPAEVQVLRENGSEAERAAARRLEPARRWAGCALGALLLLASLAQAALAVLLYRAAGQRVVPAVLGSAGLVFLVGEVVPAAVSGRWALALAPRALGLSRLAVLFTLPVALPVGQLLELAARPGRLRERVLELARGGGDPYSDLSKGVLRCRTVEDVLTPLEDCFMLDASAVLDFGVLASIMQSGHTRIPVYEEERSNIVDMLYLKDLAFVDPEDCTPLSTITRFYNHPLHFVFNDTKLDAVLEEFKRGKSHLAIVQRVNNEGEGDPFYEVLGLVTLEDVIEEIVKSEILDESEDYRDATVRKRPASLSAPVKRKEEFSLFKVSDDEYKVKISPQLLLATQRFLSREVDVFSPQRISEKVLLHLLKHPSVNQEVRFDESNRLAAHHFLYQRSRPVDYFVLILQGRVEVEIGKEGLKFENGAFTYYGVSALTVPSSVHQSPVSSRQPIIRHDLQPEPADSTRSSTYCPDYTVRALSDLQLIKVTRLQYLNALLATRAQNLPQSPESTSLQVTGSQTRLLSEKSTAAAGSNHSRPSIPVEESPGRNPGV, via the exons ATGGCGGCGGAGGTAGTGGCCGCGGCGGGTCGGCTAGGCTGTTTGCTCGCCGCGCTCTGCCTGGGCCACGCCGCGGGGGAGGTGGCGCCGGGCCCGCGAGAGCTGGGCTTCTGTCTGGAAGAGGACGGAGCGGCGGGCGCGGGGTGGGCGCGCGGAGGGACGGTGCGGGCCGTGCCGGAGGCCACCTTCCGCTTGCGCTTCTTTGGCCCAGGctttgccaacagctcctggtcTTGGGTCGCCCCCGAGGGGGTTGGCTGCCCCGAGGGCGGGCAGGCCGCGGCGCCCGCGGAGGCAGTGGCGCCGCCGGGCGAGTGGCACGAGCTGCTGCGCTTGCGCACCGAGGCCGTGCGCCCGCACTCGGCGCTGCTGGCGATTCGCGTGGAACCGGGCGGCGGGGCTGCCGAAGAGGCGGCGCCGCCGTGGGCGCTGGGCCTGGGGGCGGCCGGGCTGCTGGCGCTGGCGGCGTTGGCGCGGGGCCTGCAGCTGAGCGCTCTGGCGCTGGCGCCGGCTGAGGTGCAGGTGCTGCGCGAGAACGGCTCGGAGGCGGAGCGGGCGGCGGCGCGGCGCCTGGAGCCCGCGCGGCGCTGGGCCGGCTGCGCCCTGGGCGCGTTGCTGCTGCTGGCCAGCCTGGCGCAGGCGGCGCTGGCGGTGCTGCTGTACCGCGCGGCCGGCCAGCGCGTCGTGCCTGCCGTGCTGGGCAGCGCGGGGCTCGTGTTCCTggtgggcgaggtggtgccggcCGCCGTGAGCGGGCGCTGGGCGCTGGCGCTGGCGCCGCGCGCGCTGGGCCTCAGCCGTCTGGCGGTGCTGTTCACCCTGCCCGTGGCGCTGCCCGTGGGGCAGCTGCTGGAGCTGGCGGCGCGGCCTGGGCGGCTGCGGGAGCGCGTGCTGGAGCTGGCGCGCGGCGGCGGCGACCCCTACAGCGACCTCAGCAAGGGCGTGCTGCGCTGCCGGACCGTGGAGGACGTGCTCACGCCGCTCGAAGACTGCTTCATGCTGGACGCCAGCGCTGTGCTGGACTTTGGCGTCCTGGCCAGCATCATGCAGAGCGGCCACACGCGCATCCCCGTGTACGAGGAGGAGCGCTCCAACATCGTGGACATGCTTTACCTCAAGGACTTGGCCTTCGTGGACCCCGAAGACTGCACCCCTCTCAGCACCATCACCCGGTTCTACAACCACCCGCTCCACTTTGTCTTCAACGACACCAAGCTGGACGCCGTCCTGGAGGAGTTCAAGCGAG GGAAGTCCCACCTGGCCATCGTGCAGAGGGTGAACAATGAGGGTGAGGGTGACCCCTTCTACGAGGTCCTGGGTCTGGTCACCCTGGAGGATGTCATCGAAGAGATCGTCAAGTCCGAGATCCTGGATGAGTCTGAAGACTACC GAGATGCCACGGTGAGGAAGAGGCCTGCTTCTCTGAGTGCCCCTGTCAAGCGGAAGGAGGAATTCTCCTTGTTCAAGGTGTCTGATGatgaatataaagtaaaaatctcACCTCAGCTGCTCTTGGCAACCCAGCGCTTCCTTTCCCGAG AGGTGGATGTGTTCAGTCCACAGCGCATCTCTGAGAAGGTCCTCCTGCACCTGCTGAAGCATCCCAGCGTCAACCAGGAAGTGAGGTTTGACGAGAGCAACCGCCTGGCTGCGCACCATTTCCTGTACCAGCGCAGCCGGCCGGTGGACTACTTCGTTCTCATCCTGCAG GGCAGGGTTGAGGTGGAGATCGGGAAAGAAGGCCTGAAGTTTGAGAATGGGGCCTTCACCTACTATGGAGTGTCTGCCCTGACGGTGCCATCCTCGG TTCACCAGTCCCCAGTGTCCTCACGCCAGCCCATCATCCGTCATGACCTGCAGCCCGAGCCAGCTGACAGCACCCGTTCCTCTACGTATTGTCCTGACTACACCGTGAGGGCCCTCTCCGATCTGCAGCTCATTAAG GTTACACGGCTGCAGTACCTCAATGCCCTACTGGCTACCCGAGCCCAGAACCTGCCACAGTCCCCTGAGAGCACCAGCCTCCAGGTCACAGGTAGCCAGACCAGGCTCCTCAGTGAGAAGAGCACCGCAGCAGCAG gGTCCAACCACAGCAGGCCCAGCATCCCAGTGGAGGAGAGCCCTGGGCGGAACCCAGGAGTTTAG